The following are from one region of the Mangifera indica cultivar Alphonso chromosome 14, CATAS_Mindica_2.1, whole genome shotgun sequence genome:
- the LOC123196550 gene encoding disease resistance protein RGA2-like, with the protein MAESIVFGIASEVLKKIASLIGGELSLLWGLENDLRRLQRTMTTINAVLLDAETKQTQNHQLRDWLGKLRDVFYGAEDVLEEFEFHAARRQRRTSISKVRQYFPSRSSIKIGYKIKDIRERLDEIADARQKFHLVESHVDVRRVIPKERETNPFFQASDVIGREEDKENMISILTQTNHDNVSVIPIVGIGGLGKTTLSKMVYNDVRVNSHFKLKMWVCVSDDFDVNRLMKEMIYSATNKDCAELKAEKIPKRLQEILGDGKFLLVLDDVWNEEPMKWMDLKSLLLKGVNGSKIIVSTRSKRVADIMGTISPHFMQGLSFEDSLSLFKRCAFKEGEGKEFPNLCKIAKEIVGKCKGVPLAIRTLGSLLFANTDETEWLKIKKNDIWQLKQEKEDILPVLKLSYDYLPSHLKRCFVYLSLFPKDYIYRSDDVTGHWMTHRLLLTSNNELEELEDVAMRYMKDLWCRCFIEDFEEINHLHYTFKMHDLMHDLATLVATSECAVIKSTSQIIDGSVRHITFDDVHLKPQEFQQVLVNRSKTVRSIIILEKYEYGTNESIINTNISKFTHLQLLSLNNLAREVLPNSIGTLIHLRYLDLGRNYLLQKFSKSICELPKLDTFLFSGCLGLKKLPRKIRKMISLRRVEITTGEQHLRENGIECLSSLQYLLFSQCVYLVTLPGGMKGLTGLRTLYIKSCDLIASLPYGIKYLKRLQKLVIEDCFRLNLRMEFQGENEDNLRLGVQTFVIIDLPSLVDLPQLILRGSANTLQRMRIEGCHNLVELPEWLQDLTSLQTLEIINCPELSRLPEGMQHLTALRQLKIKHCLDLSESCRRDKSKTAHITEKNLAEKILYDTATEILKKIGSLIGGEVLWLWDLKSDLRRLEGTMSTLKAVLLEAETKQTQDHQLRDWLGKLRDVFYDAEDVLEEFEFHASRRQWGSSISKASEVIGREEDKENIISFLIQPTHVNVSVIPIVGIGGLGKTTFSKMVYNDERGCDNLKADKIPKHLQEILGGQKFLVVLDDVWNEQPMKWMNLKSLLLNGVNESKIIVSTCSKSCQNNGHCLPIFHARSNNLVALSEGMKGLTGLRALYIERCPLITSLPNGIKYRKRLQMLMISSCSVLNLKMEFQGENEDYLRLGVRTFIIIDLLSLVDLPQLILQRDTLQCMRIESCPTLEKLPEWLQNLASLQALAINDCPGLSHLPKGMQRLTTLRQH; encoded by the exons ATGGCAGAATCAATTGTATTTGGCATTGCGTCTGAAGTTTTGAAGAAGATAGCTTCTCTTATTGGAGGGGAATTGTCGTTGTTGTGGGGTCTCGAAAATGATTTGAGAAGACTTCAGAGAACCATGACCACCATCAACGCAGTGCTGTTGGATGCCGAGACAAAGCAGACTCAAAATCATCAGCTGCGTGACTGGCTTGGGAAGCTTAGAGATGTTTTTTATGGTGCTGAGGACGTTTTAgaagaattcgaatttcatgcTGCCAGGAGGCAACGGAGGACCTCAATATCAAAGGTACGTCAGTACTTTCCAAGTCGGAGTTCTATTAAAATTGGTTACAAGATCAAGGACATTAGAGAAAGGTTAGATGAGATCGCAGATGCTAGGCAAAAATTTCATCTTGTTGAGAGTCATGTTGACGTTAGGCGTGTAATTCCAAAGGAGAGGGAGACAAATCCCTTCTTCCAAGCCTCTGATGTCATCGGAAGAGAGGAGGATAAAGAAAACATGATAAGCATTTTGACACAGACTAACCATGATAATGTTTCCGTCATCCCTATTGTTGGAATTGGGGGATTAGGTAAAACTACTCTTTCTAAAATGGTTTACAATGATGTAAGGGTTAATAGTCactttaaattgaaaatgtgGGTATGTGTCTCAGATGACTTTGATGTTAACAGATTAATGAAAGAAATGATTTATTCTGCAACAAATAAGGATTGTGCTGAGTTAAAAGCTGAAAAAATACCCAAGCGCTTACAAGAAATTTTGGGTGATGGAAAGTTTTTACTTGTTTTAGATGATGTGTGGAATGAAGAACCGATGAAATGGATGGATTTGAAAAGCCTACTTTTGAAGGGTGTCAATGGAAGTAAAATTATTGTGAGCACACGCAGTAAAAGAGTTGCCGATATAATGGGCACTATTTCCCCACATTTCATGCAAGGTCTTTCCTTTGAAGATTCTTTATCATTGTTTAAAAGGTGCGCATTTAAAGAAGGAGAAGGGAAAGAATTTCCAAACCTTTGCAAAATTGCAAAGGAAATTGTGGGAAAATGTAAAGGCGTTCCATTAGCTATAAGAACTTTGGGGAGCTTACTTTTTGCCAACACTGATGAAACTGAgtggttaaaaattaaaaaaaatgacatttggCAACTGAAACAAGAGAAGGAAGATATCTTACCAGTATTGAAATTGAGCTATGATTATTTACCGTCTCACTTAAAACGATGTTTTGTTTACCTTTCCTTATTTCCAAAGGATTATATTTATAGAAGTGATGACGTGACTGGACATTGGATGACACATAGACTTCTTTTAACCTCTAATAATGAATTAGAAGAGTTAGAAGATGTTGCCATGAGatatatgaaagatttatgGTGTAGGTGCTTCATAGAGgattttgaagaaataaatcACTTACATTATACTTTTAAAATGCATGATCTTATGCATGATCTTGCAACATTAGTGGCAACAAGTGAGTGTGCTGTAATAAAATCCACAAGCCAAATAATTGATGGGAGCGTTCGACATATTACATTCGATGATGTTCATCTCAAACCTCAAGAATTTCAACAAGTTTTAGTTAACAGATCAAAGACTGTTCGATCCattattattttggaaaaatacgAGTATGGTACTAATGAATCAATTATCAATACAAACATATCCAAATTCACGCACCTTCAGCTGCTATCCTTAAACAATTTAGCCAGGGAAGTCTTGCCAAACTCAATTGGTACATTGATACATTTAAGATATCTTGATTTAGGTCGAAACTATTTGTTGCAGAAATTCTCTAAATCTATTTGTGAGCTTCCGAAGTTGGATACATTTTTATTTAGTGGTTGTCTTGGGCTGAAGAAGTTGCCTAGAAAAATACGAAAAATGATCTCCCTAAGACGTGTGGAAATAACCACAGGAGAGCAACACCTGCGAGAAAATGGAATCGAGTGTTTGAGTTCTCTTCAATATTTGCTTTTCTCACAATGCGTCTATCTGGTAACATTGCCTGGAGGAATGAAAGGTCTCACAGGCCTCCGAACATTGTATATTAAAAGTTGTGATTTGATCGCCTCGTTGCCATATGGTATCAAGTACCTAAAGAGATTACAGAAGCTAGTGATTGAAGATTGTTTTAGGCTTAATTTGAGGATGGAATTTCAAGGAGAAAATGAAGATAATCTTCGGTTAGGAGTTCAAACATTTGTAATCATAGATTTGCCATCATTAGTGGATTTGCCTCAGCTTATTCTTCGAGGATCGGCAAACACGTTACAGCGCATGAGGATTGAAGGCTGTCACAACTTAGTAGAACTACCGGAGTGGCTGCAAGATCTCACATCACTTCAAACACTTGAGATTATTAATTGCCCCGAATTGTCACGTCTTCCAGAAGGGATGCAACACCTTACTGCCCTCAGACAATTGAAGATTAAACACTGTCTTGATCTAAGTGAAAGCTGCAGACGTGATAAGTCGAAGACTGCTCATATTACAGAG AAAAATTTGGCGGAAAAGATTCTATATGACACTGCTACTGAAATTTTGAAGAAGATAGGTTCCCTTATTGGTGGAGAAGTATTGTGGTTGTGGGATCTGAAAAGTGATTTAAGAAGACTTGAGGGAACCATGAGCACCCTCAAAGCAGTGCTGTTGGAAGCCGAGACAAAGCAGACTCAAGATCATCAGCTGCGTGACTGGCTTGGGAAGCTTAGAGACGTTTTTTATGATGCCGAGGACGTTTTAgaagaattcgaatttcatgcTTCCAGGAGGCAATGGGGGAGCTCAATATCAAAG GCGTCTGAGGTCATCGGAAGAGAGGAGGATAAAGAAAACATCATAAGCTTTTTGATTCAGCCAACCCATGTTAATGTTTCCGTCATTCCTATTGTTGGAATTGGGGGTTTGGGTAAAACTACTTTTTCCAAAATGGTTTACAATGATGAAAGG GGTTGTGATAATTTAAAAGCCGATAAAATACCTAAGCATTTGCAAGAAATTTTGGGTGGTCAAAagtttttagttgttttagACGATGTATGGAATGAGCAACCAATGAAATGGATGAATTTGAAAAGCCTACTGTTGAATGGTGTCaatgaaagtaaaattattgTAAGCACATGTAGTAAGAGCTGTCAAAATAATGGGCACTGTCTTCCCATATTTCATGCAAG ATCCAACAATCTGGTAGCATTGTCTGAAGGAATGAAAGGTCTCACAGGCCTCCGAGCATTGTATATTGAACGTTGTCCTCTGATCACCTCGTTGCCAAATGGTATCAAGTACCGAAAGAGATTACAAATGCTAATGATTTCAAGTTGCTCTGTACTTAATTTGAAGATGGAATTTCAGggagaaaatgaagattatcTTCGGTTGGGAGTTCGAACATTTATAATCATAGATTTGCTATCATTGGTGGATTTGCCTCAGCTTATTCTTCAAAGAGACACTTTACAGTGCATGAGGATTGAAAGCTGTCCCACTTTAGAAAAACTACCCGAGTGGCTGCAAAATCTCGCATCACTTCAAGCGCTTGCGATTAATGATTGCCCCGGATTGTCACATCTTCCAAAAGGGATGCAACGCCTTACCACCCTCAGACAACATTGA
- the LOC123196657 gene encoding regulation of nuclear pre-mRNA domain-containing protein 1A-like isoform X1: protein MGSTFNPQILVDKLAKLNNSQTSIETLSHWCIFHMNKAKQVVETWDRQFHCSPRERRLAFLYLANDILQNSRRKGSEFVGEFWKVLPDALRDVMDNGDEFGRNAARRLINIWEERKVFGSRGQILKEELVGRHLENYNRNGKHQGLKLQKQPIGNTVDKIVSGYQVVYGGQIDEDVVLNKCRNAISSIEKVEKEIGSDIHSGQLHGSSLVEELRGQHATLRNCIEQLTAVESLRANLVSHLREAVQEQESKLAQIRNELQAAQSQSEQVCRQLLNCDNVPMLAEQNTKEAHASMAPPSFISGDREQSAPVMYTRQVSFPEKSGHVEEDPRKSAAAAVAAKLTASTSSAQMLSYVLSSLASEGVIGNSSREHSSDFPSEKRPKVENEQSYLPPNQQPPVPSFPHPESMQHNITTTTQQSTTNDPPPPPPSSPPPMPPLPPVPPFQMPQYIQNPAAMSSAPYSYNMSQTPPPTMAAYPGVAASVTGMSPFAPPPTNPYQSFQGSDGNFYSQPSSVPMAPISRQ, encoded by the exons ATGGGCAGTACATTCAATCCTCAGATTTTAGTGGACAAGCTGGCCAAGCTTAACAACTCACAGACAAGCATAGAGA CTTTATCACATTGGtgtatttttcatatgaatAAGGCCAAACAAGTTGTAGAAACATGGGACAGACAATTTCATTGCTCGCCACGCGAGCGGAGATTGGCTTTTTTGTATCTTGCAAATGACATCTTGCAGAATAGCAGGAGAAAAGGTTCTGAGTTTGTTGGTGAATTTTGGAAGGTTCTTCCAGATGCTCTTCGTGATGTGATGGATAATGGAGACGAGTTTGGCAGAAATGCTGCGCGGCGGCTG ATTAATATTTGGGAGGAAAGGAAAGTTTTTGGTTCTCGAGGGCAAATTCTGAAGGAAGAGCTTGTGGGAAGGCATCTAGAAAATTATAACAGAAACGGGAAGCATCAGGGCTTGAAATTG CAGAAGCAGCCTATTGGAAATACAGTGGACAAAATAGTCTCAGGTTATCAAGTTGTTTATGGTGGCCAGATTGATGAAGATGTTGTATTGAACAAATGTAGGAATGCTATTAGCTCTATTGAGAAAGTAGAGAAGGAAATTGGTAGTGACATCCATTCAG GACAATTGCATGGATCTTCATTGGTGGAGGAGTTGCGGGGTCAGCATGCTACACTAAGGAACTGCATTGAGCAATTAACAGCAGTGGAGTCATTGAGAGCGAATCTTGTTAGTCATTTGAGGGAAGCTGTTCAGGAACAG gaatCAAAGCTGGCGCAAATCCGCAATGAGTTACAG GCTGCACAATCACAGTCAGAGCAGGTCTGCCGGCAGTTACTGAATTGTGACAATGTGCCAATGCTAGCTGAGCAGAACACGAAGGAAGCTCATGCTTCAATGGCACCTCCAAGCTTTATATCAGGAGACAGAGAACAGTCAGCTCCTGTAATGTACACTCGGCAGGTATCTTTTCCTGAAAAGTCTGGTCATGTGGAGGAGGACCCTCGGAAGTCTGCAGCTGCGGCTGTGGCAGCAAAGCTAACTGCTTCAACATCCTCTGCCCAGATGCTCTCTTACGTCCTCTCCTCCTTGGCATCTGAGGGTGTCATTGGTAATTCAAGCAGAGAACACTCAAGTGATTTTCCTTCAGAGAAGAGGCCTAAGGTTGAGAATGAGCAATCTTACTTGCCACCAAACCAGCAGCCTCCAGTGCCTTCTTTCCCACACCCTGAATCTATGCAACATAATATAACGACCACAACTCAACAATCAACTACAAATGACCCACCGCCTCCCCCACCATCATCTCCGCCACCAATGCCTCCACTACCACCTGTGCCACCGTTTCAGATGCCCCAGTACATTCAAAATCCTGCAGCTATGTCCAGTGCCCCATACAGCTACAACATGAGCCAAACACCACCACCTACCATGGCTGCATATCCTGGAGTTGCAGCTTCAGTGACAGGCATGTCTCCTTTTGCACCACCTCCAACAAATCCTTATCAGAGTTTTCAAGGTTCTGATGGTAATTTCTATAGCCAACCATCATCAGTGCCAATGGCACCAATTTCTCGACAGTAG
- the LOC123196657 gene encoding regulation of nuclear pre-mRNA domain-containing protein 1A-like isoform X2 produces the protein MGSTFNPQILVDKLAKLNNSQTSIETLSHWCIFHMNKAKQVVETWDRQFHCSPRERRLAFLYLANDILQNSRRKGSEFVGEFWKVLPDALRDVMDNGDEFGRNAARRLINIWEERKVFGSRGQILKEELVGRHLENYNRNGKHQGLKLKQPIGNTVDKIVSGYQVVYGGQIDEDVVLNKCRNAISSIEKVEKEIGSDIHSGQLHGSSLVEELRGQHATLRNCIEQLTAVESLRANLVSHLREAVQEQESKLAQIRNELQAAQSQSEQVCRQLLNCDNVPMLAEQNTKEAHASMAPPSFISGDREQSAPVMYTRQVSFPEKSGHVEEDPRKSAAAAVAAKLTASTSSAQMLSYVLSSLASEGVIGNSSREHSSDFPSEKRPKVENEQSYLPPNQQPPVPSFPHPESMQHNITTTTQQSTTNDPPPPPPSSPPPMPPLPPVPPFQMPQYIQNPAAMSSAPYSYNMSQTPPPTMAAYPGVAASVTGMSPFAPPPTNPYQSFQGSDGNFYSQPSSVPMAPISRQ, from the exons ATGGGCAGTACATTCAATCCTCAGATTTTAGTGGACAAGCTGGCCAAGCTTAACAACTCACAGACAAGCATAGAGA CTTTATCACATTGGtgtatttttcatatgaatAAGGCCAAACAAGTTGTAGAAACATGGGACAGACAATTTCATTGCTCGCCACGCGAGCGGAGATTGGCTTTTTTGTATCTTGCAAATGACATCTTGCAGAATAGCAGGAGAAAAGGTTCTGAGTTTGTTGGTGAATTTTGGAAGGTTCTTCCAGATGCTCTTCGTGATGTGATGGATAATGGAGACGAGTTTGGCAGAAATGCTGCGCGGCGGCTG ATTAATATTTGGGAGGAAAGGAAAGTTTTTGGTTCTCGAGGGCAAATTCTGAAGGAAGAGCTTGTGGGAAGGCATCTAGAAAATTATAACAGAAACGGGAAGCATCAGGGCTTGAAATTG AAGCAGCCTATTGGAAATACAGTGGACAAAATAGTCTCAGGTTATCAAGTTGTTTATGGTGGCCAGATTGATGAAGATGTTGTATTGAACAAATGTAGGAATGCTATTAGCTCTATTGAGAAAGTAGAGAAGGAAATTGGTAGTGACATCCATTCAG GACAATTGCATGGATCTTCATTGGTGGAGGAGTTGCGGGGTCAGCATGCTACACTAAGGAACTGCATTGAGCAATTAACAGCAGTGGAGTCATTGAGAGCGAATCTTGTTAGTCATTTGAGGGAAGCTGTTCAGGAACAG gaatCAAAGCTGGCGCAAATCCGCAATGAGTTACAG GCTGCACAATCACAGTCAGAGCAGGTCTGCCGGCAGTTACTGAATTGTGACAATGTGCCAATGCTAGCTGAGCAGAACACGAAGGAAGCTCATGCTTCAATGGCACCTCCAAGCTTTATATCAGGAGACAGAGAACAGTCAGCTCCTGTAATGTACACTCGGCAGGTATCTTTTCCTGAAAAGTCTGGTCATGTGGAGGAGGACCCTCGGAAGTCTGCAGCTGCGGCTGTGGCAGCAAAGCTAACTGCTTCAACATCCTCTGCCCAGATGCTCTCTTACGTCCTCTCCTCCTTGGCATCTGAGGGTGTCATTGGTAATTCAAGCAGAGAACACTCAAGTGATTTTCCTTCAGAGAAGAGGCCTAAGGTTGAGAATGAGCAATCTTACTTGCCACCAAACCAGCAGCCTCCAGTGCCTTCTTTCCCACACCCTGAATCTATGCAACATAATATAACGACCACAACTCAACAATCAACTACAAATGACCCACCGCCTCCCCCACCATCATCTCCGCCACCAATGCCTCCACTACCACCTGTGCCACCGTTTCAGATGCCCCAGTACATTCAAAATCCTGCAGCTATGTCCAGTGCCCCATACAGCTACAACATGAGCCAAACACCACCACCTACCATGGCTGCATATCCTGGAGTTGCAGCTTCAGTGACAGGCATGTCTCCTTTTGCACCACCTCCAACAAATCCTTATCAGAGTTTTCAAGGTTCTGATGGTAATTTCTATAGCCAACCATCATCAGTGCCAATGGCACCAATTTCTCGACAGTAG
- the LOC123196657 gene encoding zinc finger homeobox protein 4-like isoform X3, with amino-acid sequence MGSTFNPQILVDKLAKLNNSQTSIETLSHWCIFHMNKAKQVVETWDRQFHCSPRERRLAFLYLANDILQNSRRKGSEFVGEFWKVLPDALRDVMDNGDEFGRNAARRLINIWEERKVFGSRGQILKEELVGRHLENYNRNGKHQGLKLQKQPIGNTVDKIVSGYQVVYGGQIDEDVVLNKCRNAISSIEKVEKEIGSDIHSGQLHGSSLVEELRGQHATLRNCIEQLTAVESLRANLVSHLREAVQEQAAQSQSEQVCRQLLNCDNVPMLAEQNTKEAHASMAPPSFISGDREQSAPVMYTRQVSFPEKSGHVEEDPRKSAAAAVAAKLTASTSSAQMLSYVLSSLASEGVIGNSSREHSSDFPSEKRPKVENEQSYLPPNQQPPVPSFPHPESMQHNITTTTQQSTTNDPPPPPPSSPPPMPPLPPVPPFQMPQYIQNPAAMSSAPYSYNMSQTPPPTMAAYPGVAASVTGMSPFAPPPTNPYQSFQGSDGNFYSQPSSVPMAPISRQ; translated from the exons ATGGGCAGTACATTCAATCCTCAGATTTTAGTGGACAAGCTGGCCAAGCTTAACAACTCACAGACAAGCATAGAGA CTTTATCACATTGGtgtatttttcatatgaatAAGGCCAAACAAGTTGTAGAAACATGGGACAGACAATTTCATTGCTCGCCACGCGAGCGGAGATTGGCTTTTTTGTATCTTGCAAATGACATCTTGCAGAATAGCAGGAGAAAAGGTTCTGAGTTTGTTGGTGAATTTTGGAAGGTTCTTCCAGATGCTCTTCGTGATGTGATGGATAATGGAGACGAGTTTGGCAGAAATGCTGCGCGGCGGCTG ATTAATATTTGGGAGGAAAGGAAAGTTTTTGGTTCTCGAGGGCAAATTCTGAAGGAAGAGCTTGTGGGAAGGCATCTAGAAAATTATAACAGAAACGGGAAGCATCAGGGCTTGAAATTG CAGAAGCAGCCTATTGGAAATACAGTGGACAAAATAGTCTCAGGTTATCAAGTTGTTTATGGTGGCCAGATTGATGAAGATGTTGTATTGAACAAATGTAGGAATGCTATTAGCTCTATTGAGAAAGTAGAGAAGGAAATTGGTAGTGACATCCATTCAG GACAATTGCATGGATCTTCATTGGTGGAGGAGTTGCGGGGTCAGCATGCTACACTAAGGAACTGCATTGAGCAATTAACAGCAGTGGAGTCATTGAGAGCGAATCTTGTTAGTCATTTGAGGGAAGCTGTTCAGGAACAG GCTGCACAATCACAGTCAGAGCAGGTCTGCCGGCAGTTACTGAATTGTGACAATGTGCCAATGCTAGCTGAGCAGAACACGAAGGAAGCTCATGCTTCAATGGCACCTCCAAGCTTTATATCAGGAGACAGAGAACAGTCAGCTCCTGTAATGTACACTCGGCAGGTATCTTTTCCTGAAAAGTCTGGTCATGTGGAGGAGGACCCTCGGAAGTCTGCAGCTGCGGCTGTGGCAGCAAAGCTAACTGCTTCAACATCCTCTGCCCAGATGCTCTCTTACGTCCTCTCCTCCTTGGCATCTGAGGGTGTCATTGGTAATTCAAGCAGAGAACACTCAAGTGATTTTCCTTCAGAGAAGAGGCCTAAGGTTGAGAATGAGCAATCTTACTTGCCACCAAACCAGCAGCCTCCAGTGCCTTCTTTCCCACACCCTGAATCTATGCAACATAATATAACGACCACAACTCAACAATCAACTACAAATGACCCACCGCCTCCCCCACCATCATCTCCGCCACCAATGCCTCCACTACCACCTGTGCCACCGTTTCAGATGCCCCAGTACATTCAAAATCCTGCAGCTATGTCCAGTGCCCCATACAGCTACAACATGAGCCAAACACCACCACCTACCATGGCTGCATATCCTGGAGTTGCAGCTTCAGTGACAGGCATGTCTCCTTTTGCACCACCTCCAACAAATCCTTATCAGAGTTTTCAAGGTTCTGATGGTAATTTCTATAGCCAACCATCATCAGTGCCAATGGCACCAATTTCTCGACAGTAG
- the LOC123196656 gene encoding exocyst complex component EXO70B1-like: MDEEKKKPHESSTVSAKDGEAPRTESPKVEKKENESATAEGKTQKNEGDQVKEIEGTKQENEEAVPPEIQSSLETALEEIDKFLSTLRAKNNEENVKASLEVPETVIGKFLDLFEEQLTKHGSAVEGKEKGSLDPEDVTLLLNAVNRVSKLAASVAEMKSDADKKQCVLINRIGAIKQRAMCILEDEFRSILEYVPDLPDPKTESKETESKETEEFAPAEEDFTNYSGHTPEMLSSLNKIAREMISGEYESECVHIYMMIRRIMFDDTLNHTGFEKFSFDDVQKMSWESLEREIATWISALAGCTIMYFPGEKKLAESVFTDYPMISSSIFINLTRGVTIQLLYFAEAMAMTKRSAEKLFKVLDMYETLRDNMVAIQELCPGECSNEVKTEMATARMRLGEAAISMLSDLENSIKSDTAKTTVPGGAVHPLTRYTMNYLKYTCEYKSTLEEVFKEHWKIERSDSRMTDYEAGEVDQNSVNSSSNNDEENQRSPFTNQLVRVMDLLDSNLEGKAKLYRDIPLSSIFLMNNGRYILQKIKGSSEIHVAMGDTWCRKKSTDLRNYHKNYQRETWGRLLNCLTLDGLMEKGKVQKPVLKERFKNFSAMFDEIHRTQSTWIVSDDQLQSELKISISAVVIPAYRSFVGRFSQYLDPGRQTEKYIKYQPEDIETYIDELFEGNRKP, translated from the coding sequence ATGGACgaagagaaaaagaaacctCATGAGTCTTCAACCGTTTCTGCCAAAGACGGTGAAGCCCCCAGAACGGAGTCGCCCAAGGTcgagaaaaaggaaaatgagagCGCGACTGCAGAGGGGAAGACACAAAAAAATGAGGGAGATCAGGTCAAAGAGATCGAAGGCaccaaacaagaaaatgaagaagctGTTCCTCCTGAGATTCAATCTTCTCTTGAAACAGCTTTGGAAGAAATCGATAAGTTTCTCTCAACATTGCGAgcaaaaaataatgaagagAATGTTAAAGCCTCGCTGGAGGTCCCGGAGACGGTAATTGGGAAATTCTTGGATCTTTTTGAGGAGCAACTCACCAAGCATGGCTCAGCAGTTGAAGGGAAAGAGAAAGGATCTCTGGATCCAGAAGATGTTACGTTGCTTCTGAACGCTGTGAATCGAGTTTCAAAGCTGGCAGCGTCCGTTGCCGAGATGAAATCGGATGCTGATAAAAAACAATGCGTTTTGATCAACCGAATCGGCGCCATTAAGCAGCGTGCAATGTGTATCTTGGAGGATGAATTCAGGTCGATTCTTGAATACGTTCCTGATCTACCAGATCCAAAAACTGAATCCAAAGAGACTGAATCTAAAGAGACTGAAGAATTCGCTCCCGCTGAGGAAGATTTCACGAATTATTCAGGCCACACGCCAGAAATGTTGTCCAGCTTGAATAAAATCGCCCGTGAAATGATCTCTGGCGAGTATGAATCTGAATGCGTTCATATTTACATGATGATAAGAAGAATAATGTTTGATGATACCTTGAACCACAcaggttttgaaaaattcagcTTCGATGATGTACAAAAGATGAGTTGGGAAAGCTTAGAGAGAGAAATCGCTACCTGGATCTCCGCCTTGGCCGGATGTACCATAATGTACTTCCCCGGCGAGAAAAAGCTAGCTGAGTCGGTTTTTACGGATTATCCGATGATCTCGTCTAGCATCTTCATCAATCTCACACGCGGCGTGACGATTCAGTTACTCTATTTTGCCGAAGCTATGGCGATGACCAAACGGTCGGCCGAAAAATTGTTTAAGGTTCTTGACATGTACGAAACTTTACGAGATAATATGGTAGCTATCCAGGAGCTGTGTCCCGGTGAATGTTCGAACGAGGTGAAGACGGAGATGGCAACCGCTAGAATGAGGCTCGGAGAGGCCGCGATTTCTATGCTTTCTGATCTCGAGAATTCGATCAAATCCGATACAGCGAAGACCACCGTGCCCGGCGGTGCGGTTCACCCTTTGACTCGCTACACGATGAATTATTTAAAGTACACGTGTGAGTATAAGAGCACGTTAGAGGAAGTTTTTAAAGAGCATTGGAAGATTGAAAGAAGCGACTCTAGAATGACTGATTATGAAGCCGGCGAGGTGGATCAGAATAGTGTAAACAGTAGTAGCAATAACGATGAGGAAAATCAACGGTCGCCATTTACGAATCAGTTGGTGAGAGTGATGGATTTGTTGGACAGTAATCTGGAGGGGAAAGCGAAGCTGTATAGGGACATACCCTTGAGCAGCATTTTCTTGATGAACAACGGACGCTACATCTTGCAGAAGATCAAAGGGTCATCGGAGATCCACGTGGCAATGGGGGACACGTGGTGCCGCAAGAAATCAACCGATCTAAGAAACTACCATAAAAATTACCAGAGGGAAACGTGGGGGAGGCTTTTGAATTGTTTAACACTAGACGGATTGATGGAAAAAGGGAAGGTGCAGAAGCCGGTTCTGAAAGAGAGGTTCAAGAATTTCAGCGCAATGTTCGATGAAATTCACCGGACTCAATCAACTTGGATCGTCAGTGACGACCAACTTCAATCGGAGCTTAAAATTTCGATATCGGCGGTTGTTATTCCGGCTTACAGATCGTTTGTGGGAAGATTCTCACAGTACCTAGATCCAGGAAGGCAAACGGAGAAATATATCAAGTACCAGCCAGAAGATATAGAAACTTACATTGATGAGTTATTTGAGGGGAATAGGAAACCATAA